A genome region from Hydrogenoanaerobacterium saccharovorans includes the following:
- a CDS encoding phosphoglycerate dehydrogenase, giving the protein MYSIKTLNKISPAGTDNFDKTKYQFVDENTAADAIMVRSASLHDMAFDTRLKAIARAGAGVNNIPVEKCSEQGIVVFNTPGANANAVKELVLAGILISARKVIPAIDWAKTLKGQGAEVGKLVEKGKGSFAGPEVAGKKLGVIGLGAIGVLVANTARHLGMQVYGYDPYLSVDTAWGLSREIIHAKSLREIYQNCDFITIHVPLTPETKDMINSESLESCKNGVRILNFARGDLVNSEDIIAAIGTGKVSAYVTDFPCDELIGVDGVIAIPHLGASTPESEDNCAKMAAMQLIDFLENGNIKNSVNLPTLQMERSGSCRIALIHKNVPTMITKISQAISDEGLNIDNLTNKSKKEYAYTVVDVDGHVSQALLAKLNEIENVVRVNLYR; this is encoded by the coding sequence ATGTACAGCATTAAAACATTAAATAAAATCAGCCCCGCAGGGACTGATAATTTCGATAAAACAAAATATCAGTTTGTAGATGAGAACACCGCAGCAGATGCGATTATGGTGCGTTCTGCATCTTTACATGATATGGCATTTGACACACGGCTTAAAGCCATTGCAAGGGCGGGTGCGGGTGTAAACAACATCCCTGTAGAAAAATGCAGCGAGCAGGGCATCGTTGTGTTCAATACCCCCGGCGCAAACGCAAATGCAGTAAAAGAGCTGGTTTTGGCTGGCATTCTTATTTCTGCACGTAAGGTAATACCTGCCATTGACTGGGCAAAAACCCTCAAAGGGCAGGGCGCAGAAGTGGGCAAACTGGTAGAAAAGGGCAAAGGCTCTTTTGCAGGCCCCGAGGTTGCGGGCAAAAAGCTCGGCGTTATCGGTTTGGGCGCCATTGGCGTATTGGTTGCCAATACCGCCCGCCATTTGGGCATGCAGGTATACGGCTACGACCCTTACCTCTCGGTAGATACCGCCTGGGGGCTTTCTCGCGAGATTATTCATGCAAAAAGTCTGCGTGAAATCTATCAGAACTGCGATTTCATCACAATTCATGTACCTCTTACCCCCGAAACCAAGGATATGATCAACAGCGAAAGCCTGGAATCTTGCAAAAACGGCGTGCGTATTCTCAACTTTGCACGCGGAGACTTGGTGAACAGCGAAGATATCATTGCGGCTATCGGTACGGGCAAAGTTTCTGCTTATGTCACCGACTTCCCCTGTGACGAATTGATTGGGGTAGACGGAGTGATTGCCATACCGCATTTGGGTGCCTCTACCCCCGAATCGGAGGACAACTGTGCAAAAATGGCAGCAATGCAGTTGATTGATTTTCTTGAAAACGGCAACATTAAAAACTCGGTAAATTTGCCGACCCTGCAGATGGAGCGCAGCGGTTCATGCAGAATTGCTCTCATCCATAAAAATGTGCCTACAATGATTACAAAAATCTCGCAGGCGATTTCGGACGAAGGCCTTAACATCGATAATCTGACCAACAAATCCAAAAAAGAGTATGCTTACACGGTAGTGGATGTGGATGGTCACGTATCCCAGGCACTTTTGGCAAAACTCAACGAGATTGAAAATGTAGTCCGCGTTAATCTCTACAGATAA
- a CDS encoding DUF1638 domain-containing protein, producing MRLKVISCKVLTRELGYLSADCPNVLDISWLRQGYHDNPELLHSILQECIDKIDSGDDPFSCSRTVGAFDAIVLGYGLCSNGICGVQSKRYPIVVPRAHDCITLFLGSKERYRELFEQTGGGAFWYTPGWIENSLVPSQDTHAKKLSEYIETYGEDNAEYLMQLEETWMKGYKDVAYVQMPNISYPDYRGYARDCSDYLGWDYHEYKGDDALLRDLIGGNWDNERFLVIPPNHTCEQSYDEAIVKIKE from the coding sequence GTGCGACTGAAAGTAATTTCCTGTAAAGTTTTAACGCGCGAATTGGGGTATCTGTCGGCTGACTGTCCGAATGTTCTCGATATCTCATGGCTGCGCCAGGGTTACCATGATAATCCTGAACTGTTACACAGCATTTTACAGGAATGTATTGACAAAATTGACAGCGGCGATGACCCTTTTTCTTGCAGCAGAACCGTAGGCGCTTTTGATGCGATTGTACTGGGATACGGTTTGTGCAGCAATGGAATTTGCGGAGTACAGAGCAAACGTTACCCTATTGTTGTGCCTCGTGCGCACGACTGTATTACCTTGTTTTTGGGCAGCAAAGAGCGGTATCGCGAACTATTCGAGCAAACCGGTGGCGGCGCTTTTTGGTATACACCCGGTTGGATTGAAAACAGCTTGGTTCCATCCCAAGATACCCATGCAAAAAAACTTTCAGAGTATATTGAAACATACGGTGAAGACAACGCCGAGTATTTGATGCAACTGGAAGAAACCTGGATGAAGGGTTACAAAGATGTTGCATATGTACAAATGCCAAACATCAGCTACCCGGATTATCGTGGATACGCCCGCGATTGCTCGGATTACCTTGGATGGGATTACCACGAATACAAAGGGGATGACGCGCTTCTGCGCGACCTCATCGGCGGGAACTGGGATAATGAGCGGTTTTTGGTGATCCCACCAAACCATACCTGTGAACAAAGCTATGATGAAGCTATTGTAAAAATAAAAGAATAA
- a CDS encoding ASKHA domain-containing protein, which translates to MKLTINDKTFEQTEQGNLLSILLAAGAFIDAPCGGKGRCGKCRVTAQGALSALTKTEQKLLSPKEIAADVRLACETVLLGDAVVHTMSREDFDVCAESSPLGFAVTAEYDAQQNVGMAVDIGTTTVVAYFHDLATGRLLYTASGINGQRVHGADVISRIGACIENPTNLVALQKIIIAQLNRYIADFEQATKISCNAIGQAVIAANTTMQHLLCGLDPTGIASAPFTPKSLFGYEQAGAELGLNIGGKVYHAPSISAYVGADITAGLLASSAVYSEKPVLFIDIGTNGEMALASKSELVCCSTAAGPAFEGAHIKYGVGGVAGAIEKVVCKNNALHIETIGGLPPIGICGSGIIDAAAALLQAGGIDETGRIPDTDEAEGFIVHYINEDENSIVLDKATGISLTQQDVREIQLAKAAIAAGINTLLHEKGLSFADIDKLYIAGGFGAHINKASACAIGLLPSALLDKIVFTGNAAGRGAQQALLTAEGKTHLREIAARAQYVELSGHAFFQESYIDEMMFPI; encoded by the coding sequence ATGAAACTTACAATCAATGACAAAACGTTTGAGCAAACAGAACAGGGCAACCTGCTTTCGATACTGCTGGCAGCAGGCGCATTTATAGATGCACCTTGCGGCGGCAAAGGCAGATGCGGAAAATGCCGTGTAACTGCACAGGGGGCACTGTCTGCGCTTACAAAAACCGAGCAAAAGCTGTTATCTCCCAAAGAGATTGCAGCGGATGTGCGCCTTGCTTGCGAAACGGTTTTGCTGGGCGATGCAGTCGTACATACCATGTCGCGCGAAGATTTTGATGTTTGCGCTGAGAGCAGCCCCTTGGGATTTGCGGTAACCGCAGAATACGATGCGCAGCAAAATGTTGGTATGGCGGTGGATATCGGAACAACGACTGTGGTTGCCTATTTTCATGACCTTGCAACAGGCAGGCTGCTTTATACCGCAAGTGGCATCAACGGCCAGCGGGTGCACGGTGCAGATGTCATATCACGTATTGGTGCATGCATCGAGAACCCCACAAATCTTGTTGCTCTTCAAAAAATCATCATAGCACAGCTGAACCGCTACATTGCAGACTTCGAGCAGGCAACTAAAATTTCGTGCAACGCCATTGGGCAGGCGGTGATAGCAGCAAACACAACCATGCAGCACCTACTCTGCGGGTTGGACCCTACCGGCATTGCATCGGCGCCGTTTACCCCCAAGTCGCTGTTTGGGTACGAGCAGGCGGGTGCAGAACTGGGGCTGAACATCGGCGGCAAGGTGTACCACGCTCCCTCTATATCCGCATACGTCGGCGCGGATATTACCGCAGGCTTGCTTGCATCGAGTGCGGTATACAGTGAAAAACCGGTGCTGTTTATTGATATCGGCACCAACGGTGAGATGGCACTTGCAAGCAAAAGCGAGCTGGTGTGCTGTTCTACCGCAGCAGGCCCCGCATTTGAGGGTGCGCACATCAAATATGGTGTAGGCGGTGTGGCAGGTGCAATCGAAAAAGTAGTGTGCAAAAACAATGCTTTGCATATTGAAACGATCGGCGGGCTGCCGCCCATCGGCATTTGTGGTTCTGGCATTATCGATGCTGCGGCAGCGCTGTTGCAGGCGGGCGGTATCGACGAAACGGGCAGAATCCCCGATACGGATGAGGCAGAAGGCTTTATTGTGCATTACATCAATGAGGATGAAAACTCGATTGTATTGGACAAAGCAACGGGTATTTCGCTGACACAGCAGGATGTGCGTGAAATCCAGCTTGCAAAGGCGGCAATTGCAGCGGGCATCAACACGCTGCTGCACGAAAAAGGGCTTTCGTTTGCCGATATTGATAAGCTGTACATCGCGGGCGGGTTTGGTGCACACATCAACAAGGCAAGCGCATGTGCCATAGGTTTGCTGCCTTCAGCACTGCTTGATAAAATTGTATTTACGGGCAACGCTGCGGGCAGGGGTGCGCAACAGGCACTGCTTACCGCAGAGGGCAAAACGCACCTGCGCGAGATTGCCGCACGGGCACAATACGTCGAGCTTTCGGGGCATGCTTTTTTTCAAGAGAGCTATATTGACGAGATGATGTTCCCCATTTAA
- a CDS encoding helix-turn-helix transcriptional regulator: protein MENKIQLLRKERRITQEELADAVHVTRQTIISLENGRYNASLQLAHKIAKYFSLTIEQVFIFEEESTCQ from the coding sequence ATGGAGAATAAAATTCAGCTGCTGCGCAAAGAACGGCGCATTACCCAGGAGGAGCTTGCCGATGCAGTGCATGTTACTCGCCAAACCATTATCTCGCTTGAAAACGGGCGGTACAATGCTTCGCTGCAGCTTGCACACAAAATTGCAAAATATTTCAGCCTTACCATTGAACAAGTTTTTATTTTTGAGGAGGAATCAACATGTCAATAA